A region of Sphingomonas crusticola DNA encodes the following proteins:
- a CDS encoding uracil-xanthine permease family protein: MRQLAWLLPPVAPSRRTKPEEIVYGFDERPPTFTLVSVGVQHAVLALMLGIYTVIAGRGIGLTGPALVHYTGSCFFVLGIGTMLQAWRSRLTPGVPLVSVPNIITLGAYTSVVVHYGLGAAMGAIMIANLVVIALARRLPRMRAIFPPEVIGVVVLMLGLSMVTGGVRRSVAVSTNMHSSGWAVLAAVTTIACIIGLSVWGTRQLRTMAVLIGMVAGVVVAVLTGVAHPAALRGIADLPAMTLPIISSSLPLPSFVPTAVAAILLTELLSAMDQFAGVLTLDKLNDAHWRRADMPMVARSVVTMGIENFLHGLTGTLTGGSSAANIGLANSTGIMSRHVGFVAGATICLVAFVPVIPALLVMTPEPVIGGILIYTAAFMIVAGMDLVLSRLLNPQRTYTVGLSVVLGTAIMLSPDLVQGAPLWSQAIVGSGLTIGSIAAIALNALFRIGVKRSAETALAETHPTAEAASFIEHNGKVWGARREVVMRAAMAVGEALEAIDAEALRRGPVRLVVTFDEFNLACRLCYPGVAPIFTDRPVDAVALLDEDDSDALIAAGARLSALLIVRLADRVHASTRNGAAELVLNFDH, translated from the coding sequence ATGCGGCAACTGGCCTGGCTGCTGCCGCCGGTGGCTCCTTCGCGCCGGACGAAGCCGGAAGAGATCGTCTACGGTTTCGACGAACGACCGCCGACCTTTACGCTCGTCTCGGTCGGTGTGCAGCATGCGGTGCTGGCGCTGATGCTCGGTATCTATACGGTGATCGCCGGCCGGGGGATCGGGCTCACCGGCCCGGCGCTGGTTCATTATACCGGATCGTGTTTCTTCGTGCTCGGCATCGGAACCATGCTGCAGGCGTGGCGCAGCCGGCTGACGCCCGGGGTGCCGCTGGTTTCGGTGCCGAACATCATTACGCTCGGCGCCTACACCTCCGTGGTCGTTCATTACGGCCTGGGCGCCGCGATGGGTGCCATCATGATCGCCAATCTCGTCGTCATTGCGCTGGCGCGCCGGCTTCCCAGAATGCGCGCCATATTCCCGCCGGAGGTGATCGGCGTGGTCGTCCTGATGCTTGGCTTGTCCATGGTGACGGGCGGGGTACGGCGCAGCGTCGCGGTGAGCACTAATATGCATTCTTCCGGGTGGGCTGTCCTCGCCGCGGTGACGACAATCGCCTGTATCATTGGCTTGTCGGTGTGGGGCACGCGCCAATTGCGCACCATGGCAGTGCTGATCGGAATGGTGGCCGGCGTGGTGGTGGCAGTGCTGACCGGTGTCGCCCATCCCGCAGCCTTGCGCGGCATAGCCGATCTTCCCGCGATGACCTTGCCGATCATCTCCAGCAGCCTGCCTTTGCCAAGCTTCGTGCCGACGGCCGTCGCCGCAATTCTGCTTACCGAATTGCTCTCGGCGATGGACCAGTTTGCCGGTGTGCTGACGCTGGACAAGCTGAACGACGCGCATTGGCGCCGGGCCGATATGCCGATGGTGGCCCGTTCCGTCGTTACCATGGGGATCGAAAATTTCCTCCACGGTCTTACCGGCACGCTCACCGGCGGTTCGTCGGCTGCCAATATCGGGCTCGCCAATTCGACCGGTATAATGTCCCGTCATGTCGGCTTCGTGGCGGGCGCTACGATCTGCCTGGTCGCGTTCGTGCCGGTCATTCCCGCGTTACTCGTGATGACTCCCGAACCGGTTATCGGGGGCATCCTGATCTATACGGCCGCCTTCATGATCGTGGCGGGCATGGACCTTGTCCTCTCGCGCCTGCTCAACCCCCAACGCACTTACACGGTCGGGCTGTCCGTGGTGCTTGGGACCGCGATCATGCTGTCGCCCGACCTCGTCCAAGGTGCTCCGCTGTGGAGTCAGGCGATCGTCGGATCGGGGCTTACGATAGGCTCGATTGCGGCGATCGCGCTCAATGCCCTGTTTCGGATCGGGGTTAAGCGATCCGCGGAAACCGCTCTCGCGGAAACGCATCCGACCGCCGAAGCGGCATCGTTCATCGAGCATAACGGCAAAGTCTGGGGCGCGCGGCGCGAAGTGGTGATGCGTGCCGCCATGGCCGTGGGGGAGGCGCTCGAAGCGATCGATGCCGAGGCGCTTCGCCGGGGGCCCGTGCGGCTCGTGGTGACCTTCGACGAATTCAACCTGGCCTGCCGTCTCTGCTATCCCGGGGTCGCACCGATATTCACCGACCGGCCGGTCGATGCGGTGGCGTTGCTCGATGAAGATGACAGCGACGCGCTCATTGCAGCTGGTGCCCGATTATCCGCCTTGCTGATCGTGCGCCTCGCGGACCGGGTACATGCGTCAACCCGCAACGGCGCTGCCGAACTGGTGCTCAACTTCGACCATTAG
- a CDS encoding STAS domain-containing protein — MSIQIADERAGEFPVIVLRGRLDSTTSSLLDARLGEDASASAATIIDMTGLDYVSSAGLRVLLKAAKQAKARSARLLLCTLHPNVQEVFDISGFSAIFSIYPDRAAAAAAA, encoded by the coding sequence ATGTCAATCCAGATCGCTGACGAACGAGCCGGAGAATTTCCTGTCATCGTGCTCAGGGGCCGGCTCGATAGTACAACATCCAGCCTGCTCGACGCGCGGTTGGGCGAGGATGCGAGCGCCTCGGCCGCGACGATCATCGACATGACTGGACTGGATTATGTCAGCAGCGCCGGGCTGCGCGTGCTGCTCAAGGCAGCCAAGCAAGCCAAGGCGCGATCGGCCAGGCTGCTGCTCTGTACGCTCCACCCCAATGTGCAGGAGGTGTTCGACATTAGCGGCTTCTCCGCGATCTTCTCGATTTATCCGGACCGCGCAGCGGCAGCTGCGGCAGCCTGA
- a CDS encoding ATP-binding protein translates to MAVAGDIGSTARLELVLASRLDEIARLAAAVESFCELHGLPARSAHLFNLCFDELITNIVIHGLKEAPDHAIAVTLALGRDWLRGTIVDDGPPFDPLGIGPPDLHAALEDRAIGGLGTHFVRTLMDEVGYRYQDGHNHFTLAHQIPGRAVPENDHVNPDR, encoded by the coding sequence ATGGCGGTCGCGGGAGACATTGGCAGCACGGCCCGGCTTGAACTGGTGCTTGCCAGCCGCCTGGATGAGATTGCGCGTCTGGCCGCGGCGGTCGAATCCTTTTGTGAGCTCCATGGGCTGCCGGCCCGCAGCGCCCATCTCTTCAATCTCTGTTTTGACGAGCTCATCACCAATATCGTCATCCATGGGCTGAAGGAGGCACCGGATCACGCGATCGCCGTGACGCTGGCGCTCGGGCGCGACTGGCTTCGCGGGACGATCGTCGACGATGGTCCGCCCTTCGATCCGCTCGGGATCGGGCCGCCGGATCTGCACGCGGCGCTTGAGGATCGCGCGATCGGCGGGCTCGGCACCCACTTCGTCCGCACGCTGATGGATGAGGTCGGCTATCGTTACCAGGACGGTCACAACCACTTCACGCTCGCGCACCAGATTCCTGGCCGAGCCGTTCCGGAGAATGATCATGTCAATCCAGATCGCTGA
- a CDS encoding response regulator, with protein sequence MSLRILLVEDNDENREMLGRRLKRRGHELHFAVNGAEAVALTKAETPGIVLMDLSLPVMDGWEATRQVKADPATRAIPIIALTAHAMDGDRERAFAAGADDYDTKPVDLERLLSKIAALTGSPA encoded by the coding sequence GTGAGCCTGCGTATCCTGTTGGTGGAGGACAATGACGAGAATCGCGAGATGCTGGGACGGCGTCTCAAGCGGCGCGGCCACGAGCTCCATTTCGCGGTGAATGGGGCCGAAGCTGTGGCGCTGACCAAAGCGGAAACGCCCGGGATCGTGCTGATGGACCTCAGCCTGCCGGTGATGGACGGCTGGGAGGCGACCCGTCAGGTCAAGGCCGACCCGGCGACCCGGGCCATCCCCATCATCGCCCTGACCGCGCATGCCATGGACGGCGATCGCGAAAGGGCCTTTGCCGCCGGAGCGGACGATTACGATACCAAGCCCGTCGATCTGGAGCGGCTGCTTTCGAAGATCGCCGCGCTGACGGGGAGCCCCGCCTGA
- a CDS encoding cache domain-containing protein, with protein MPIRNLPAMWRNNPIVRGIGLSFLSVLLVGLIVSIVTGHMLHRNAEKAALERVDADMRVAWDVLRQKGAAFRVEKGSLMAGGFRLNGNNEVVDKIKRLVASATTVFQGDERISTTILKSDGQRAIGTRLAAGPVRDAIFAAHRPYRGKADVLGEPYMTAYDPIRGRDGKVIGILFVGVRQADYTKPADAASLAVIIGVLLSGILSLGLTYVITKNSLQDQARKILDMSPVAVAIVNEDGDLLYVNDAAIAAFYHQAAKELLRPQDLYADPGQLQRLMAQFRAEGEVRDVEVLYRRSDGSTFWALVTWQKLIYKDQPAIVRWIYDVSERKAAELAMAEARDLAERTNQTKSEFLANMSHELRTPLNAIIGYAELLQEDMVDAGLDDALPDLKKIEAAGKHLLELINEILDLSKIEAGRMEAYLEPVSLPRLIEEIDAMARPLATTRNNQLEIVSDVDAVPIRTDYTKLKQSLLNLISNACKFTQNGVVRLEVERGAGEVRFRVSDTGIGMTEEQTARLFQAFTQADASTTREYGGSGLGLAITKRFCQLLGGDVTVESVPGQGSTFTIVLPLEEEGPSELESIKTASTGPSAATLVLLVDDDPQIHHLVGTMLSREGYRVEYAGGGAEAIARARSLRPAVILLDVMMPQVDGWTVLTALKAEPELAEIPIVIISLLDERPLGLSLGAAEFLTKPVDRKQLIETVRAFAGGAAEMAASDA; from the coding sequence ATGCCGATTCGTAACTTGCCCGCGATGTGGCGAAACAATCCGATTGTCCGCGGTATCGGGCTGTCGTTCCTCAGCGTGCTGCTGGTCGGTCTGATCGTCAGCATCGTCACCGGCCATATGCTGCATCGGAATGCCGAGAAGGCAGCGCTGGAACGCGTCGACGCGGATATGCGGGTGGCGTGGGATGTTCTTCGGCAAAAGGGTGCCGCATTTCGGGTCGAAAAGGGCAGCCTGATGGCGGGCGGCTTCCGGCTGAACGGCAACAACGAGGTCGTCGACAAGATCAAGCGTCTGGTGGCCAGCGCGACGACCGTCTTTCAAGGCGATGAGCGGATCTCGACCACCATATTGAAAAGCGATGGGCAACGGGCGATCGGAACCCGGCTCGCCGCCGGTCCGGTTCGCGACGCAATCTTCGCGGCCCACCGCCCCTATCGCGGAAAAGCGGATGTTTTGGGCGAACCCTACATGACCGCCTACGACCCGATCCGCGGGCGCGACGGAAAGGTGATCGGGATCCTGTTCGTGGGGGTGCGGCAGGCCGATTACACGAAGCCGGCGGACGCAGCTTCGCTCGCGGTTATCATCGGGGTTCTGCTTTCGGGAATCCTGTCGCTCGGGCTGACCTATGTCATAACGAAGAACAGTCTCCAGGATCAGGCTCGCAAGATCCTCGACATGAGCCCGGTCGCGGTCGCGATCGTCAACGAGGATGGCGATCTTCTCTACGTGAACGATGCGGCAATCGCGGCTTTCTATCATCAGGCGGCGAAGGAGTTGTTGCGGCCGCAGGATCTCTATGCCGACCCGGGCCAGCTCCAGCGCCTGATGGCCCAGTTCCGCGCCGAGGGGGAGGTTCGCGACGTCGAGGTTCTTTATCGTCGGAGCGACGGCTCGACCTTCTGGGCGTTGGTGACCTGGCAGAAGCTGATCTATAAGGATCAGCCGGCGATCGTCCGCTGGATCTACGATGTCAGCGAGCGCAAGGCTGCGGAACTCGCGATGGCGGAAGCCCGCGATCTGGCCGAGCGCACCAATCAGACCAAATCCGAATTTCTCGCCAATATGAGCCATGAGCTGCGCACACCGCTCAATGCGATCATCGGCTATGCCGAGCTCCTGCAGGAGGACATGGTCGATGCGGGCTTGGACGATGCCTTGCCCGATCTCAAGAAGATCGAGGCGGCGGGCAAGCATCTGCTCGAATTGATCAACGAAATCCTCGACCTCAGCAAGATCGAAGCGGGACGGATGGAGGCCTATCTCGAGCCTGTCAGCCTGCCCCGCCTGATCGAAGAGATCGACGCGATGGCACGCCCGCTGGCGACCACCCGCAACAATCAGCTTGAGATCGTCTCGGATGTCGACGCCGTGCCCATCCGTACCGATTATACCAAGCTGAAGCAGAGCCTGCTCAATCTGATCAGCAATGCCTGCAAGTTCACGCAAAACGGGGTCGTCCGCCTGGAGGTCGAACGCGGCGCAGGCGAGGTCAGGTTCCGCGTGAGCGATACCGGCATCGGCATGACCGAGGAACAGACGGCACGGCTCTTCCAGGCATTCACCCAGGCCGATGCCAGCACCACGCGCGAATATGGTGGCAGCGGACTTGGTCTCGCGATCACCAAGCGTTTCTGTCAGCTGCTCGGCGGCGATGTGACGGTCGAAAGCGTGCCGGGGCAGGGCAGCACCTTCACGATCGTTCTTCCGCTTGAAGAGGAGGGACCGTCGGAACTGGAATCGATCAAGACGGCATCGACGGGTCCGTCCGCCGCAACCCTCGTCCTGCTGGTGGATGACGATCCGCAAATCCATCACCTGGTGGGCACGATGCTGAGCCGCGAAGGGTATCGCGTCGAATATGCGGGTGGCGGCGCCGAGGCGATTGCACGCGCGCGCAGCCTGCGCCCGGCCGTCATCCTGCTCGACGTGATGATGCCGCAAGTGGACGGCTGGACCGTTTTGACGGCGCTCAAGGCCGAGCCCGAACTCGCCGAGATTCCGATCGTGATCATAAGCCTCCTTGACGAGCGTCCGCTCGGATTGTCGCTCGGCGCGGCCGAGTTTCTGACGAAGCCGGTCGATCGCAAGCAGCTGATCGAGACCGTCCGTGCCTTTGCCGGCGGTGCTGCCGAAATGGCGGCGAGCGATGCGTGA
- a CDS encoding PP2C family protein-serine/threonine phosphatase yields the protein MNHVALNGPAPLLQRARVLVVDDVEANRDLLVRRLARLGIANVIQAADGQAALDIIRRQPLDLILLDIMMPVVNGFEVLEAMKREGLIERLPVLVVSAMGETDAAIRAIELGAVDFLQKPFNPTLLRVRVLATLEKKRLRDGIRDELARRRAELLEARQLQLALTPPHYSDEWLSVAALIEPAREVGGDLVDHVRLPDGRHLLVVGDVSDKGAAAALMMARTHSLIRSLATGSTAVRSLNDLGAAAHSLNQSLAAGNDGCMFVTLFVALYDPAAGWLDYVRCGHVPPFVHRSVGRMERLELAGGLPLGVSDAATYRAGRIELAAGDTLLVLSDGVTEAAAPDGLLFGEERVEAWLAARPATIAPLVDDVRDHEAGGPPSDDLAILFLTVNSLNSSARKYADS from the coding sequence ATGAACCACGTCGCCCTGAACGGCCCCGCGCCGCTGCTCCAGCGGGCGCGCGTGCTCGTGGTCGATGACGTGGAGGCGAACCGGGATCTCCTGGTGCGTCGTCTCGCGCGGCTTGGGATTGCCAATGTGATCCAGGCGGCGGACGGGCAGGCCGCGCTCGACATCATTCGCCGCCAGCCGCTCGACCTGATCCTGCTCGATATCATGATGCCGGTCGTGAATGGCTTCGAAGTGCTCGAGGCGATGAAGCGGGAAGGCTTGATCGAGCGGCTGCCCGTCCTCGTCGTCTCGGCCATGGGCGAGACGGATGCGGCGATCCGCGCCATCGAGTTGGGCGCCGTCGATTTCCTGCAGAAACCCTTCAACCCGACCCTCCTGCGCGTCCGGGTCTTGGCGACGCTGGAGAAGAAGCGGCTGCGCGACGGCATTCGCGACGAACTCGCCAGGCGGCGGGCCGAGTTGCTCGAGGCGCGCCAGCTGCAGCTTGCCCTCACCCCGCCGCATTATTCCGACGAATGGCTGTCGGTCGCTGCGCTGATTGAGCCCGCGCGCGAAGTGGGAGGCGATCTCGTCGATCATGTCCGCCTGCCTGACGGGCGCCACCTTCTGGTCGTCGGGGACGTCTCGGATAAGGGCGCCGCGGCGGCTTTGATGATGGCGCGGACGCATTCGCTCATACGCAGCCTCGCCACCGGCTCCACCGCAGTCCGGTCGCTCAACGATCTCGGCGCGGCAGCCCACTCGCTGAATCAGAGCCTGGCGGCGGGCAATGATGGTTGCATGTTCGTGACGCTCTTTGTGGCGTTATACGACCCTGCCGCGGGATGGCTCGACTATGTCCGCTGCGGCCACGTGCCGCCGTTCGTGCATCGCTCCGTCGGGCGCATGGAGCGGCTCGAACTGGCCGGCGGCCTGCCCTTGGGGGTGAGCGATGCCGCCACCTATCGCGCGGGCAGAATCGAGCTCGCGGCGGGAGACACGCTGCTGGTGCTGAGCGATGGTGTGACCGAGGCAGCCGCGCCGGACGGGCTGCTCTTCGGCGAGGAACGCGTGGAAGCGTGGCTTGCGGCCCGTCCCGCCACGATCGCGCCGCTGGTTGACGACGTGCGCGATCACGAAGCGGGCGGCCCGCCTTCCGACGATCTGGCGATACTCTTTCTCACCGTGAATTCGCTCAACAGCTCAGCGAGAAAATATGCCGATTCGTAA
- a CDS encoding transporter, with amino-acid sequence MTMALACSLLAAALAEAAPSAAGAPPQVGGLVADKAAQDGEIWLTGSLFSNTAATLPKGHILIEPYLYDSITTGSFSAAGSRSAQPVQHGVRQLTLILYGLTDRLTLGALPQFGYNDTSALSGRSRVGFGDLPLRVQYKINDFTAGRFMPTVSVAFDLILPTGAYQNLGSFAPNALGTGAHTARLATYLQRNFPIPGIRTLRARLNISYSISSRPSVAGRSSYATPPRFRGQARLGDAFSLLAATEFSLTQNWAVALDYIYARAGKTVISGDAATRTGAPEGYVSYRRIFPRSESFELAPAVEYNLSSRVGLIAGASISLWGRNSPAGIRPAIALNTVF; translated from the coding sequence ATGACCATGGCGCTTGCCTGCTCGCTCCTCGCTGCGGCGCTGGCCGAGGCGGCACCCTCCGCAGCCGGCGCGCCGCCGCAGGTCGGCGGCCTGGTCGCAGACAAGGCGGCGCAAGACGGGGAGATCTGGCTCACCGGCTCGCTCTTCTCGAACACTGCCGCGACTTTGCCCAAGGGCCACATCCTGATCGAGCCCTATCTGTATGATTCCATCACGACCGGAAGCTTCTCGGCTGCCGGCAGTCGCAGCGCGCAGCCCGTCCAGCACGGTGTCCGACAGCTTACGCTCATTCTCTACGGGTTGACGGATCGCCTCACGCTGGGGGCGCTCCCTCAATTCGGATATAATGACACATCGGCGCTGTCCGGACGCAGCCGCGTGGGTTTCGGCGACCTGCCGCTGCGCGTTCAATATAAAATCAACGATTTCACAGCGGGGCGGTTCATGCCGACCGTCTCTGTGGCTTTCGACTTGATACTCCCCACGGGGGCATATCAGAATTTAGGCAGCTTTGCGCCGAACGCTCTGGGTACCGGCGCCCACACGGCGCGGCTGGCAACGTATCTTCAGCGCAATTTCCCAATACCGGGCATCAGGACGCTGCGTGCCCGGCTCAACATCTCTTACTCGATATCGAGCAGGCCGTCCGTGGCGGGCCGTTCCTCCTACGCAACGCCGCCGCGATTCAGGGGCCAGGCCCGGCTTGGCGACGCCTTCTCGCTGCTTGCCGCAACCGAATTCAGCCTGACCCAGAATTGGGCGGTGGCGCTCGACTATATCTATGCCCGCGCAGGCAAGACCGTCATTTCGGGCGACGCCGCAACACGCACCGGCGCTCCTGAGGGATATGTCTCCTATCGACGCATATTTCCGCGCTCGGAATCGTTCGAACTGGCACCGGCGGTTGAATATAATCTGTCCTCGCGCGTCGGCTTGATAGCCGGGGCGAGCATCTCCCTGTGGGGGCGTAACAGCCCGGCCGGCATCAGGCCGGCCATCGCGCTGAACACGGTATTTTGA